The Caldilineales bacterium genome has a segment encoding these proteins:
- the budA gene encoding acetolactate decarboxylase — protein sequence MPHPDPSIHPHGRIYLCAPVNALVEGIYEENIPFSQIKRHGDFGLGTFNDLDGEMVMLDGRVHQIDSDGRIIAVADDQLTPFACVTHFRPSIFAESEGEMEYDAFLGWLSRLLPSPNLFYAIRIDGLFASLRARSVPKQVCYRPLVDVAKEQHVFQFQATEGTLAGFYTPDYMASLNVPGLHLHFLSYDLTAGGHLLECRPGKVQAAIQPISSLELSLPMSHEYLAWDFRRDVGRDLEKAEK from the coding sequence ATGCCCCACCCCGATCCCTCTATCCACCCTCACGGCCGCATCTACCTCTGCGCCCCCGTCAATGCCCTGGTCGAAGGCATCTACGAAGAGAACATCCCCTTTTCGCAGATCAAACGCCACGGCGATTTTGGCCTGGGCACGTTCAACGATCTCGACGGTGAGATGGTGATGCTGGATGGCCGCGTCCACCAAATCGACTCCGATGGTCGGATAATCGCTGTCGCCGACGACCAGCTGACGCCCTTCGCCTGCGTCACGCACTTCCGGCCCTCGATTTTCGCCGAAAGCGAGGGCGAGATGGAGTACGACGCCTTTCTGGGATGGCTGTCGCGGCTGCTGCCCTCGCCCAACCTGTTCTATGCCATCCGCATCGACGGCCTCTTTGCCTCTCTCCGCGCCCGTTCGGTGCCCAAACAGGTGTGTTACCGGCCGCTGGTGGACGTGGCCAAAGAGCAGCATGTGTTCCAGTTCCAGGCCACCGAGGGCACGCTGGCCGGGTTCTACACCCCCGACTACATGGCCTCACTCAATGTGCCCGGCCTGCACCTGCATTTTCTCTCCTACGATTTGACCGCGGGCGGGCATCTGCTGGAATGCCGTCCGGGGAAGGTGCAGGCCGCCATCCAGCCGATCAGTTCGCTGGAGCTCTCGTTGCCGATGAGCCACGAGTATCTGGCCTGGGATTTCCGGCGCGATGTCGGGCGGGATTTGGAGAAGGCGGAGAAGTGA